Proteins encoded by one window of Cyclobacteriaceae bacterium:
- a CDS encoding bifunctional alpha,alpha-trehalose-phosphate synthase (UDP-forming)/trehalose-phosphatase: MESKTKKRLVVVSNRLPFKLLERSGKITLQPSDGGLVSALKSYFDRHATDTEFSEKLWIGSADFPEKRWDKFASLPQPETQSFEIEPIFIETKLYSRYYNGFSNATLWPTLHYFATYAVFDSAYFEAYEQVNRMFAEKLAAIIRPDDVIWIHDYQLFLLPEMIREKFPEVSIGFFLHIPFPSYEVFRLLHRSWKEKIVRGMLGADLIGFHTHEYVQHFLKAVRMIAGYDHQFRSINMGDRIAKADLFPLGIDYDKFHNATHDDDVIQKKNEILKNFSEKKIIFSVDRLDYTKGVTNRLSGYERFLEQHAEWHKKVVLVLVVVPSREIISKYNERKNLIEEQVGRINGKWSTLDWQPVIYRYGHMPFDELCAMYQAADVGLITPLRDGMNLVAKEYVASRVAQRGVLILSELAGAANELGEAILVNPLDIDELSDSINKALTMELPEQREHMARMQKRLVEYTVTDWVKDFLDQLKEVKVLQERRKLKLVNDSIRKQVISNFSQAKTRHLFLDYDGTLVPFARHPREARPDEKLLKLLEALASEKHTEITIISGRNSDILEEWFDDLPLNLVAEHGASIRMKGEPWMHGNSIDQTWKPLIRPSFNMFVQRCPGSFVEEKNHTLAWHYRNVEAELGFVRSRELLDNLFHLIRNAQLQVIDGNKVIEVRVAGIDKGSAARKVLERKPADFVLVIGDDKTDEDMFHALEHSALTIKVGPGITQAQYILPTQKEVLGLLTQLNK; the protein is encoded by the coding sequence ATGGAATCAAAAACCAAGAAACGACTGGTTGTGGTGTCCAATCGGTTGCCCTTCAAACTTCTTGAACGAAGCGGCAAAATTACCTTGCAGCCCAGCGATGGCGGATTGGTATCGGCACTAAAAAGTTATTTCGACCGGCATGCTACCGATACCGAGTTCTCGGAAAAGCTATGGATCGGCAGCGCGGATTTTCCCGAAAAGCGTTGGGATAAATTTGCATCGCTTCCGCAGCCCGAAACGCAGTCGTTTGAGATTGAACCTATTTTTATAGAGACAAAACTCTATAGCCGCTATTATAATGGTTTTTCGAACGCCACGCTTTGGCCCACGCTGCATTACTTCGCCACGTATGCCGTGTTCGATAGCGCTTACTTTGAAGCGTACGAACAGGTAAACCGCATGTTTGCCGAAAAGCTGGCTGCGATCATCCGGCCCGATGATGTAATCTGGATACATGATTACCAATTGTTTTTGTTACCGGAGATGATCCGGGAAAAATTTCCGGAAGTATCCATCGGATTTTTCTTGCACATTCCGTTCCCTTCTTACGAAGTGTTTCGGTTACTGCACCGATCCTGGAAAGAAAAAATTGTTCGCGGCATGTTGGGTGCCGATTTGATCGGGTTTCATACGCACGAATACGTGCAGCATTTCTTAAAGGCTGTTCGCATGATTGCCGGCTATGATCATCAGTTTCGTTCCATCAACATGGGTGATCGAATTGCCAAAGCTGATTTGTTTCCATTGGGTATTGATTACGACAAATTTCATAACGCTACACACGATGATGACGTCATTCAGAAGAAGAATGAAATCCTGAAAAATTTTTCGGAGAAGAAAATTATCTTTTCGGTTGATCGACTGGATTATACCAAAGGTGTCACCAATCGCTTAAGCGGCTATGAACGTTTTCTGGAGCAACATGCCGAATGGCACAAAAAAGTGGTGCTTGTTTTGGTTGTGGTTCCCTCTCGTGAAATCATTTCAAAATATAACGAACGCAAAAACCTGATTGAAGAACAGGTGGGGCGCATAAATGGAAAGTGGTCAACGCTGGATTGGCAACCCGTAATTTACCGGTATGGCCACATGCCTTTTGATGAATTATGTGCCATGTACCAGGCAGCCGATGTAGGACTGATTACTCCACTTCGAGATGGTATGAACCTGGTGGCTAAGGAATATGTAGCCAGTCGCGTGGCGCAACGGGGTGTGCTCATTTTAAGCGAGTTGGCAGGTGCAGCAAACGAGTTAGGCGAAGCCATTCTGGTTAATCCATTAGATATTGATGAGTTGTCGGACTCGATTAATAAAGCGCTAACTATGGAATTGCCGGAGCAACGCGAACATATGGCGCGCATGCAAAAGCGATTGGTAGAGTATACCGTTACCGATTGGGTGAAGGATTTTCTGGATCAGTTAAAAGAAGTGAAAGTTTTGCAGGAAAGGAGAAAACTCAAGCTGGTCAATGATTCCATCCGTAAACAAGTCATTTCAAATTTTTCACAAGCAAAAACGAGGCACTTGTTTCTGGATTATGACGGAACGTTGGTTCCGTTTGCCCGCCATCCGCGCGAAGCACGCCCGGATGAAAAGTTGTTGAAGTTACTGGAAGCATTGGCATCAGAAAAGCATACTGAGATTACCATCATCAGTGGGCGCAACAGCGATATATTGGAGGAGTGGTTTGATGATTTGCCGCTTAACCTGGTGGCAGAGCATGGCGCGTCTATTCGTATGAAGGGCGAGCCGTGGATGCACGGTAACTCAATAGACCAAACGTGGAAGCCGCTTATCCGACCCAGCTTCAATATGTTTGTGCAGCGTTGCCCGGGTTCATTTGTGGAAGAAAAAAATCATACACTAGCGTGGCATTACCGAAATGTAGAAGCAGAACTGGGGTTTGTGCGCTCACGCGAATTGCTCGACAACCTCTTTCATCTCATTCGCAATGCACAGCTTCAGGTTATTGACGGCAATAAAGTAATTGAAGTGCGTGTAGCCGGTATTGATAAAGGATCAGCCGCGCGCAAAGTGCTTGAGCGTAAGCCTGCCGATTTTGTATTGGTAATCGGTGATGATAAAACCGATGAAGACATGTTTCATGCGCTTGAACATTCAGCGTTGACTATAAAAGTAGGGCCGGGCATCACCCAGGCACAATACATCTTGCCTACGCAAAAAGAAGTTTTAGGATTACTTACTCAACTGAACAAATGA
- a CDS encoding DUF2461 domain-containing protein, with translation MQFDKILKFLKDIAKNNNRDWFEQNKPRYVEVKNLFDDFLEDLHKELLKFDESLGGINPRKLAFRIYRDVRFSKDKRPYKTNMGAGFSFRGKMEQEPGYYVHIEPGNSFVAGGLYMPNAENLAKVRQEIDYNADAFLKILKDKKFKKYFSGLDEFDQVKTAPKGYAKEHPHIGLLKNKSFIVSHYFSDTQVKDKKFMKQVAEVCKAVKPLNDFLREAIQ, from the coding sequence ATGCAATTCGATAAAATTCTAAAATTTCTGAAAGACATCGCGAAGAACAACAACCGCGATTGGTTTGAACAGAACAAGCCACGTTATGTAGAAGTGAAAAACCTTTTTGATGATTTTTTGGAAGACCTGCATAAAGAATTGTTAAAGTTTGATGAAAGCCTTGGCGGAATCAATCCGCGCAAGCTGGCCTTTCGCATTTACCGCGATGTGCGTTTCAGCAAGGACAAGCGACCATATAAAACGAATATGGGTGCCGGTTTTTCCTTTCGTGGAAAAATGGAGCAGGAGCCTGGCTACTACGTTCACATTGAACCAGGCAACAGCTTTGTGGCAGGAGGCTTGTACATGCCCAATGCGGAAAACTTAGCCAAGGTGCGCCAGGAAATCGATTACAATGCCGATGCATTTTTGAAAATCCTCAAGGACAAAAAATTTAAAAAATACTTTTCAGGATTGGATGAGTTTGATCAGGTAAAAACCGCTCCGAAAGGGTATGCTAAAGAGCACCCGCACATTGGCCTGCTAAAGAATAAGAGTTTTATTGTCTCGCATTATTTCAGCGACACACAGGTGAAGGATAAAAAATTCATGAAGCAGGTTGCCGAGGTGTGTAAAGCAGTAAAGCCGTTGAATGATTTTTTGAGAGAGGCGATTCAGTAA
- a CDS encoding DUF4295 domain-containing protein has translation MAKKVVATLKKTDGKNFAKVIRAVKSEKTGAYTFKEEIVPAELVKDVLAKK, from the coding sequence ATGGCAAAGAAGGTTGTTGCTACACTGAAAAAGACAGACGGAAAAAACTTTGCAAAAGTGATCCGTGCTGTGAAGTCTGAAAAAACAGGCGCCTATACATTCAAGGAAGAAATCGTTCCTGCCGAATTGGTGAAAGACGTTTTGGCCAAGAAGTAA
- the rpmG gene encoding 50S ribosomal protein L33: MAKKGNRIQVILECTEHKATGMPGMSRYITTKNRKNTTERLELKKYNPILKKVTVHKEIK; encoded by the coding sequence ATGGCAAAGAAAGGCAACAGGATTCAGGTGATTTTAGAGTGCACCGAGCACAAGGCAACCGGTATGCCCGGCATGAGCCGTTACATCACCACCAAGAATCGCAAAAACACTACCGAGCGTTTGGAGTTGAAGAAATACAACCCCATCCTTAAAAAAGTAACTGTTCACAAAGAAATTAAGTAA
- a CDS encoding lysophospholipid acyltransferase family protein, whose protein sequence is MRLLFYLVILPVSSMPSWFLYRLSDVMFVVMYVLIGYRKRVVRTNIENSFPHFSKQQCRQIERTFYVHFCDLIVESIKAFTISKSEVKKRFTHRNPEILETYFKRGQHVTLVGGHYGNWELFAVSIGMDILHQPVALYTPLANAFMNTKILASRSRYGLWMKNYSQVKQLVEADGERPMAVIFGSDQCPKRTQQPYWLEFLNQETGVQFGTEKFARDFNTPVIYGVIHRLKRGHYQTEYRLICEEPNEMPHGSITELHTQHLEADIKANPPFWLWSHKRWKRKRKDFEARELLKVG, encoded by the coding sequence ATGCGCCTACTCTTCTACCTCGTTATTCTGCCCGTCAGCAGTATGCCCAGCTGGTTCTTATACAGACTATCCGATGTGATGTTTGTGGTTATGTACGTTCTGATTGGCTATCGGAAGCGGGTGGTGCGAACAAATATTGAAAACTCATTTCCACATTTTTCAAAACAACAATGCCGGCAAATTGAGCGAACCTTTTATGTTCATTTTTGTGATTTAATCGTGGAGTCAATCAAGGCGTTTACCATTTCGAAATCAGAAGTTAAGAAACGGTTTACGCATCGTAACCCTGAAATTTTAGAAACGTATTTTAAACGCGGGCAACACGTTACACTTGTTGGCGGGCATTATGGAAACTGGGAGTTATTTGCAGTTTCTATTGGCATGGATATTTTGCATCAGCCGGTTGCGCTCTATACCCCATTGGCCAATGCGTTCATGAATACAAAAATTCTGGCTAGTCGTTCGCGCTATGGACTGTGGATGAAAAACTACAGCCAGGTGAAACAACTCGTGGAAGCGGATGGCGAAAGACCAATGGCCGTGATCTTCGGCTCGGATCAATGCCCCAAACGAACACAACAGCCTTACTGGCTTGAATTTCTGAACCAGGAAACGGGTGTACAGTTTGGAACCGAGAAATTTGCACGTGATTTTAATACTCCGGTTATCTACGGGGTAATCCATCGGTTAAAGCGGGGGCATTATCAAACCGAGTACAGGTTGATTTGTGAAGAGCCTAATGAAATGCCTCATGGCAGCATTACAGAACTACATACGCAACACCTGGAGGCCGACATAAAAGCGAACCCTCCGTTTTGGTTGTGGTCGCACAAGCGATGGAAGAGGAAGCGAAAAGATTTTGAAGCAAGGGAGCTGTTAAAAGTTGGTTAA
- the murF gene encoding UDP-N-acetylmuramoyl-tripeptide--D-alanyl-D-alanine ligase, which translates to MDIQNLYQNYLKTGKVSTDTRQITPGSIFFALKGEKFNANQFAEEALAKGAQLAVIDEAAFAKDNRYVVVENVLKTLQQLARYHRDQLTIPIIGLTGSNGKTTSKELLNAVLAKKIKTFATKGNLNNHIGVPLSVLSIDNTVEIAVIEMGANHLGEIADLCNIANPTHGFITNIGKAHIGTFGGFDNIIRGKSELYMHLINQQGTVFINSQNPILFNMAKRFKNPLLYPTKGDYFHCELISADPYIKIRTEDGREAQTKLIGAYNFENIATALCIGKFFGVDATLALQAVAEYEPANMRSQVIKKNSNTIVLDAYNANPSSMEAAIRNLADMKADHKVLILGDMFELEEEAEAEHRNMGKLIRDLGFNDVLLCGELMSSALKEFPRAKHFYKKEDLLEYLKQNPISRATVLVKASRGIGLEAVMDVI; encoded by the coding sequence ATGGATATTCAGAACTTATACCAAAACTACCTGAAGACCGGTAAAGTTTCGACTGATACGCGGCAGATCACACCCGGTTCGATTTTTTTTGCATTAAAAGGCGAAAAATTCAATGCCAACCAGTTTGCAGAGGAGGCATTGGCCAAAGGGGCTCAACTGGCTGTAATTGATGAAGCTGCTTTTGCCAAAGACAATCGGTATGTGGTGGTGGAAAATGTGTTGAAGACGCTGCAACAATTGGCGCGTTACCATCGCGATCAATTAACCATTCCTATAATCGGGTTAACCGGGTCAAACGGAAAAACCACATCGAAGGAATTGTTGAATGCCGTGCTGGCAAAAAAAATTAAAACCTTTGCCACAAAAGGAAACCTGAACAACCATATTGGTGTGCCGTTGTCTGTTCTCTCCATAGACAACACCGTTGAGATTGCTGTGATTGAAATGGGAGCAAACCATCTTGGTGAGATTGCAGATTTGTGCAACATCGCCAATCCAACCCACGGGTTTATTACGAATATCGGTAAGGCTCATATCGGCACGTTTGGCGGGTTTGATAATATTATTCGCGGAAAGTCGGAATTGTACATGCACCTGATCAACCAACAGGGCACCGTGTTCATCAATTCACAAAACCCGATACTGTTTAACATGGCCAAGCGGTTTAAAAATCCGTTGCTATATCCGACCAAAGGCGATTACTTTCATTGTGAATTGATCAGTGCTGATCCGTATATAAAAATCCGGACGGAGGATGGGCGAGAAGCGCAGACCAAATTGATTGGCGCTTACAATTTTGAAAACATTGCCACCGCGTTGTGTATCGGTAAGTTTTTTGGTGTGGATGCCACCCTTGCGTTGCAGGCAGTGGCTGAATATGAACCCGCCAACATGCGCTCGCAGGTAATTAAGAAAAATTCAAACACGATTGTTCTTGATGCCTACAATGCCAATCCGAGTTCAATGGAAGCAGCCATCAGAAACCTGGCGGACATGAAGGCCGATCATAAGGTTTTGATTTTGGGGGATATGTTTGAGCTGGAAGAGGAGGCAGAGGCTGAACATCGCAACATGGGTAAACTCATTCGTGATTTGGGATTTAACGATGTTTTGCTGTGTGGTGAATTAATGAGTTCAGCGCTAAAGGAGTTTCCACGAGCGAAACATTTTTATAAAAAAGAAGATTTGCTAGAATACCTGAAGCAAAACCCAATCAGTCGGGCTACCGTTTTAGTGAAGGCATCCAGGGGAATTGGTTTGGAAGCGGTGATGGATGTGATTTAG
- a CDS encoding T9SS type A sorting domain-containing protein → MRLTTLFVFVALLAKAQFTYVLNQQVPVIVDQDTLTMPWAGGLNAAQFNTMDLDFDGKEDLVLFDRMANRVITYLNVDDQYSHAPEYEPYFPEETSGFMMLRDFDCDGRKDLFTKDVQGIKVFRNISEPNQPPAWEQLTFYTGFNGPRSPVLLTKGFSGKINLQLQSDDLPAIVDMDGDGDLDIMNVKFVGSSTIEYHQNFSMERYGTCDSLDFERITQYWGGVEECECGVFEFGEPCSTGGRQKHAGGKSLLVLDVDNDGDMDVLFSEAECTHVFQLTNEGTNENPVITSAIDFPTATPVNILAFPSVYYEDVDFDGKKDLLASPNIFAREFLQTNLRQSTWFYKNTGTSELPQFSFQQRDFLQNNMIDVGDNAVPAFFDADADGDLDMFIGTFVNGNRASIFYYENIGTRTEPVFKFFTDDVIGLSFNNFTNIKPQFADVNGDAKADLVFTASNQFGVGTNLYYVANTSSAGLNFTGQQIQSLNFPIPWNAENVLLTDINNDLLPDLLIGKLNGSIEYWQNTGTPTSPNFTLVESDYLGLGPSILRQNLSMASADLNSDGKADLVLGDQLGRLTIINDFKNQTDASSGTTNILFNSLSETYINQNLGGRVWPAIANIFNTNRPAIVVGNALGGLHILQPDESQALPESPQITVYPNPVVRENTNVINISVDRPAFVYLVSITGQELGSPILMQGQQLYQFRVDGLPAGIYILRFFINDRSFARRIVIH, encoded by the coding sequence ATGCGCCTGACCACGCTTTTTGTATTTGTCGCACTTCTTGCCAAGGCGCAATTTACCTACGTGCTTAATCAGCAGGTTCCGGTAATTGTCGATCAGGACACCCTAACCATGCCCTGGGCAGGCGGATTAAATGCAGCGCAGTTCAATACCATGGATCTTGATTTTGACGGAAAAGAGGACCTGGTACTTTTTGACCGCATGGCGAATCGGGTGATTACTTATTTGAATGTTGACGACCAATACAGCCACGCGCCCGAATACGAGCCATATTTTCCGGAAGAAACCTCGGGCTTTATGATGCTGCGCGATTTTGATTGCGATGGCAGAAAAGATTTGTTCACCAAAGATGTACAGGGAATAAAAGTTTTCAGAAACATCAGTGAGCCCAATCAACCACCGGCATGGGAACAACTTACGTTTTATACGGGATTTAACGGACCAAGAAGTCCGGTGCTGCTAACCAAAGGATTCTCTGGAAAGATCAACCTGCAATTGCAGTCGGATGACCTGCCTGCTATTGTGGATATGGATGGCGATGGCGATCTGGATATCATGAATGTGAAATTTGTAGGCAGCAGTACAATCGAATATCATCAAAACTTCAGCATGGAGCGTTACGGCACCTGCGACTCGCTGGATTTTGAACGCATTACCCAATACTGGGGCGGTGTGGAGGAATGTGAGTGCGGTGTTTTTGAATTTGGTGAACCCTGTTCAACCGGTGGCCGGCAAAAGCACGCGGGCGGAAAAAGTTTACTCGTGCTTGATGTTGATAACGATGGCGACATGGATGTGCTCTTTTCGGAGGCAGAGTGTACGCACGTATTCCAACTTACCAATGAGGGCACCAACGAAAACCCTGTTATAACCAGTGCAATTGATTTCCCCACAGCAACACCGGTTAATATTCTGGCATTCCCATCTGTCTATTATGAAGATGTTGACTTTGATGGAAAAAAAGATTTGCTGGCCTCTCCGAATATTTTTGCACGCGAATTTCTGCAAACCAATTTACGTCAGTCCACCTGGTTTTATAAAAACACGGGCACAAGTGAACTGCCTCAATTCTCGTTTCAGCAACGTGATTTCTTACAAAACAATATGATTGATGTTGGCGATAATGCTGTGCCGGCTTTTTTTGATGCAGATGCCGATGGCGATTTGGATATGTTTATCGGAACGTTTGTTAACGGAAACCGAGCCTCAATCTTTTACTATGAAAATATTGGAACCCGCACGGAACCTGTTTTCAAATTTTTTACGGATGATGTAATTGGCCTGTCGTTCAATAATTTCACCAACATCAAGCCTCAGTTTGCCGATGTGAATGGCGATGCAAAAGCTGACCTGGTGTTTACAGCCTCCAACCAATTCGGTGTTGGCACCAACCTGTACTACGTGGCCAACACGAGCAGTGCCGGATTAAACTTTACAGGCCAGCAGATTCAATCCCTGAATTTTCCCATTCCATGGAATGCCGAAAATGTATTGCTCACGGATATCAACAACGATCTGTTGCCTGATCTTTTAATAGGAAAACTGAATGGGTCTATAGAGTATTGGCAAAACACCGGTACACCAACCTCACCCAATTTTACCTTGGTAGAAAGCGATTACCTCGGTTTGGGGCCAAGCATACTGAGGCAGAATCTTTCTATGGCATCAGCCGACTTGAATAGTGATGGAAAAGCAGACCTGGTATTGGGTGATCAGCTTGGTCGGCTAACCATTATTAATGATTTCAAAAATCAAACGGACGCTTCTTCGGGCACCACTAATATCTTGTTCAACTCACTTTCCGAAACGTATATCAATCAAAACCTGGGGGGCCGGGTGTGGCCAGCCATTGCCAACATTTTTAACACCAACCGGCCCGCTATTGTGGTGGGTAATGCTTTAGGCGGCTTACACATTTTGCAACCCGATGAAAGCCAGGCCTTGCCCGAATCACCCCAAATCACGGTTTATCCCAACCCGGTTGTTCGTGAAAATACCAATGTGATTAACATCAGCGTGGACCGCCCGGCCTTTGTTTACCTTGTTAGCATTACCGGGCAGGAACTTGGAAGCCCCATTTTAATGCAGGGCCAGCAGCTGTATCAGTTTCGGGTTGATGGGCTGCCTGCCGGGATATACATCCTGCGCTTCTTTATTAATGACCGATCATTTGCGCGCAGAATCGTTATTCATTAG
- the rpmB gene encoding 50S ribosomal protein L28: MARVCQITGKRPQVGNSVSHANNKTKRRFYPNLQKKRFFVPEEGKWITLKLSTKAIKTINKLGITAVLKEAKAKGHLA; this comes from the coding sequence ATGGCGAGAGTTTGTCAAATTACCGGAAAACGTCCACAGGTTGGAAACAGCGTATCGCACGCGAACAATAAAACCAAGCGCAGGTTCTACCCGAACCTTCAGAAAAAGCGCTTTTTTGTTCCGGAAGAAGGAAAATGGATTACGTTGAAGCTTTCCACCAAGGCAATTAAAACGATCAATAAGTTGGGTATCACTGCCGTTTTGAAAGAAGCGAAAGCAAAAGGACACCTGGCTTAA
- a CDS encoding AsmA-like C-terminal region-containing protein, giving the protein MKTFRKVLFYVALVVSVAVISLVVSAFLFKDQIIKQFILKANEQLSTPVKIGKIDVSVFQRFPHMSIVFKDVYVEDSHAGQYPLLTAKQISFHLNPVEVYRGQYTIQGLQISDSETNLKINAKGENNYTITKSTGNGGPIKFELKNVVLKNTRVRYIDLERTDEMIFTSEQLYTTIRSFNDVYAITAKGDVTTEKMDVGNVDLLAGKTFVVNTSLDYDDDNKAIQIKSGDLILGTSLFNVQGTYRWKAKNEINLVAEGENTDIQTLLSLLPEKNASAYQQYQSRGDVYFRASLQGEISKNKSPGFSATFGFNKATFLHPTYSSKIEDANLEGSFATSSLRDASAGVLSLKNMTGKLNGQPFRANLVVRNFSDPDVILDFKGDLDAQAIVNFYPIATLSQVSGTLITDIAFEGRLSWLKSKATAQRTSTRGSIQATDLNFVYGKDEIPVKNLNGTFQFNNNDLALSNVSGSLGSSDFRLNGFFKNIVTFLLFEDQPVGIEADLKSNSLNVDELFAYAFGRESDKTGEATAYEFKISRNINLNFNCDVQRLNYKRFTGQNLKGDLLVKNQVAISRNIQVNAMGGALTLSGIVDANNPKAIDVMSTFKLNGLAVDSIFYVFENFYQDFIEDRHLKGQAYADVTLDMTLNQNLKLFPETLVADISATIKNGELNNFEPLKSLNKYLDDESLSALRFADLKNDIHIENKTVYIPMMEVRSNATVLQISGTHKFDQHIDYRVVTPLNNRRKIDINEAAGAIEEMEGRAKLFLKIVGTTDDYRVLYDTEAVKKKIIADLKKEVQELRDIFKNKKKKKDVELSTEEFDWDNENQ; this is encoded by the coding sequence TTGAAAACCTTCCGGAAAGTACTTTTCTATGTTGCCCTTGTGGTATCCGTAGCGGTTATCTCCCTGGTGGTGTCTGCATTTTTGTTCAAGGATCAAATCATCAAGCAATTTATTCTCAAAGCCAACGAGCAGTTAAGTACCCCGGTAAAAATCGGGAAGATTGATGTGTCAGTATTTCAGCGCTTCCCGCATATGTCAATTGTGTTTAAGGATGTGTATGTAGAAGACAGCCATGCGGGGCAGTACCCGTTGCTTACCGCCAAACAAATTTCCTTTCACCTTAACCCGGTAGAAGTTTACCGTGGGCAATACACCATACAAGGTTTACAAATTTCCGACAGCGAAACCAATCTGAAAATTAATGCGAAGGGGGAGAATAATTACACCATCACCAAATCAACCGGCAATGGCGGGCCAATAAAATTTGAACTGAAGAATGTCGTGTTAAAAAACACACGCGTGCGGTACATCGATCTGGAGCGCACTGATGAGATGATTTTTACCAGCGAACAATTGTACACTACCATCCGCTCGTTTAATGATGTGTATGCCATTACGGCCAAGGGCGATGTGACTACCGAAAAAATGGATGTAGGAAACGTTGATTTGCTAGCCGGCAAGACTTTCGTAGTAAATACTTCTCTTGATTACGATGATGACAACAAAGCCATTCAGATAAAATCGGGCGACCTGATATTGGGCACCTCACTTTTCAATGTTCAGGGTACCTATCGTTGGAAAGCCAAAAACGAAATTAACCTGGTTGCTGAAGGTGAAAACACCGACATCCAAACGCTGTTATCGCTGCTTCCGGAAAAGAATGCAAGCGCCTATCAGCAATACCAAAGTCGTGGCGATGTGTATTTTCGTGCAAGTCTTCAGGGCGAGATCAGTAAAAATAAAAGTCCGGGTTTTTCTGCCACCTTTGGTTTTAATAAGGCTACTTTCTTGCATCCCACCTATTCATCAAAAATTGAAGATGCCAACCTCGAAGGCTCCTTTGCTACTTCAAGCCTGCGCGATGCATCAGCAGGTGTGTTGTCGTTAAAAAACATGACCGGTAAACTCAACGGTCAACCGTTTCGGGCCAACCTGGTGGTCCGAAATTTTTCTGATCCGGATGTGATTCTCGATTTCAAAGGCGACCTCGATGCACAGGCTATTGTAAATTTTTATCCGATTGCCACGTTAAGTCAGGTTAGCGGAACATTGATTACTGATATTGCTTTTGAAGGAAGATTATCGTGGCTAAAAAGTAAGGCTACGGCACAGCGCACCTCCACACGCGGATCAATTCAGGCTACGGATTTGAATTTTGTTTATGGGAAAGATGAAATCCCAGTAAAAAACCTGAACGGCACTTTTCAATTCAACAACAATGATCTTGCGCTTAGCAACGTAAGTGGATCTTTAGGCAGCAGCGATTTCAGACTAAATGGATTCTTTAAAAATATTGTCACGTTTTTGCTATTTGAAGATCAGCCCGTAGGCATTGAGGCCGATTTGAAATCAAATTCACTTAACGTGGATGAATTGTTCGCATATGCATTTGGTCGTGAGTCTGATAAAACCGGAGAAGCAACCGCTTATGAATTCAAAATCTCTAGAAACATTAACCTGAATTTCAATTGCGATGTGCAACGATTGAATTACAAACGTTTTACGGGCCAAAACCTGAAAGGCGATTTACTGGTGAAGAACCAGGTGGCTATATCGCGTAACATTCAGGTAAACGCCATGGGTGGCGCACTCACGCTCTCTGGCATTGTAGATGCCAACAACCCGAAAGCCATTGATGTGATGAGCACATTCAAGCTAAACGGACTTGCCGTAGATAGCATCTTTTATGTGTTCGAAAACTTTTATCAGGATTTTATTGAAGATCGGCATTTGAAAGGCCAGGCTTATGCCGATGTTACGCTCGACATGACCTTAAATCAAAACCTGAAACTTTTCCCTGAAACGCTGGTGGCCGACATCAGTGCCACTATAAAAAATGGAGAACTGAATAATTTCGAACCCTTAAAAAGTTTGAACAAATACTTAGACGATGAAAGTTTAAGTGCCCTTCGTTTTGCCGATTTGAAAAACGACATCCACATCGAAAACAAAACGGTTTACATTCCCATGATGGAAGTACGCAGCAACGCCACCGTATTGCAGATCAGTGGTACGCATAAATTTGATCAGCACATTGATTACCGCGTGGTTACGCCCTTAAACAACAGGCGCAAAATCGACATCAACGAAGCAGCCGGGGCCATTGAAGAAATGGAGGGCCGGGCCAAGTTGTTTTTGAAGATTGTGGGCACCACGGATGACTACCGGGTTTTGTATGATACAGAAGCTGTTAAGAAAAAAATCATTGCCGACCTGAAAAAGGAAGTACAGGAACTTAGAGATATCTTCAAGAACAAGAAGAAGAAAAAGGATGTTGAGCTTTCTACGGAAGAGTTTGATTGGGATAATGAAAATCAGTAA